In Spirochaeta isovalerica, one DNA window encodes the following:
- a CDS encoding ATP-binding protein yields MSRRYIPRKSEKNIKKASEQFPVVVLTGPRQTGKSTLLQKLFPDYDYVTFDDPVLRESCRSDPSTFIDRFNTPCIIDEIQYVPEILPYIKIKVDKRRDISGQFILTGSQIFPLMKGMTESLAGRAAVFELFGFSMEEYDLDDPSRLFDRILCGGYPDPLIHQVDRISFYSSYLQTYLERDIRQIQNVQDLSIFLSFLELLAGRVGNILNLSEISKILGVSQPTVKRWLSLLESSRIIYLLRPYFKNINKRIVKSPKIYFTDTGLLTYILRYPDSATLAAGPANGAVFENFVIMEFLKQKAARNSMSEFFFYRDNNQSEIDLIIDYGFRQELFEIKLSKNPQKKQIYQLQRLKSLFTSPSLYLISTYENVLKLSDDVSNLPFFRIPELAE; encoded by the coding sequence ATGAGTAGAAGATATATTCCTCGAAAATCTGAAAAAAATATAAAAAAAGCATCGGAGCAATTTCCCGTTGTCGTGCTGACCGGCCCCCGGCAAACCGGAAAATCTACACTTTTACAGAAACTCTTTCCCGATTATGATTATGTTACATTCGACGATCCAGTCTTAAGAGAAAGCTGTCGTAGTGATCCCTCGACATTTATTGACCGCTTTAACACCCCCTGCATTATTGATGAGATTCAGTATGTTCCGGAAATTCTTCCATACATAAAGATAAAAGTTGATAAAAGGAGGGATATATCAGGGCAGTTTATACTGACGGGATCTCAGATTTTCCCATTAATGAAAGGTATGACAGAAAGCCTTGCGGGCAGGGCGGCTGTTTTTGAACTCTTCGGATTCAGTATGGAGGAATATGACCTTGACGATCCTTCCAGGCTATTTGACAGAATCCTCTGCGGAGGATATCCGGATCCATTAATCCATCAGGTCGACAGGATTAGTTTTTATTCTTCCTATCTGCAAACTTACCTGGAAAGAGATATCAGACAGATTCAAAACGTTCAGGATCTATCAATATTTCTATCCTTCCTGGAGCTACTGGCCGGAAGGGTCGGTAACATCCTAAATCTTTCAGAAATTTCCAAAATTCTGGGAGTGAGCCAACCGACTGTAAAAAGATGGTTATCTCTACTGGAGAGTTCGAGGATTATATATCTGCTGAGGCCTTATTTTAAAAACATCAACAAAAGAATTGTTAAATCACCCAAAATATATTTCACCGATACAGGATTGCTGACCTATATCCTCAGATATCCCGACAGCGCGACTCTGGCTGCAGGACCTGCGAATGGAGCTGTCTTTGAAAACTTCGTAATTATGGAATTTCTTAAACAAAAAGCAGCCAGAAATTCCATGAGTGAGTTCTTCTTTTACAGAGACAATAATCAATCGGAAATTGACCTTATTATCGATTATGGTTTTCGGCAGGAATTATTCGAAATAAAACTAAGCAAAAATCCTCAAAAAAAACAGATTTATCAATTACAGAGATTAAAAAGCTTATTTACAAGTCCCTCTTTGTACCTTATCAGCACATACGAAAACGTTCTTAAATTATCTGACGATGTATCCAATTTGCCTTTTTTCAG